A genomic region of Streptomyces sp. R33 contains the following coding sequences:
- a CDS encoding 6-phospho-beta-glucosidase produces the protein MKLAVVGGGSTYTPELIDGFARLRDTLPIGELVLIDPATERLELIGALARRIFARQGHPGRVTTTADLGAGVEGADAVLLQLRIGGQAARLQDETWPLECGCVGQETTGAGGLAKALRTVPVVLDIAERVRRANPDAWIIDFTNPVGIVTRALLQAGHKAVGLCNVAIGFQRKFAALLDVAPADIHLDHVGLNHLTWELGVRKGGPDGEDLLPRLLAEHGEAVAADLRLPRAVLDRLGVVPSYYLRYFYAHDAVVRELGTKPSRAAEVAAMEKELLALYADPALDEKPELLARRGGAFYSEAAVDLAAALLGDGGPGPAALQVVNTRNDGTLPFLPDDAVIEVQARVDRSGPVPLATARLDPLYAGLVAHVTAYEDLALDAAVRGGRERVFKALLAHPLVGQFDLAEGLTDRLLAHNKEHLAWA, from the coding sequence ATGAAACTCGCAGTGGTGGGCGGCGGTTCCACCTACACCCCCGAGCTGATCGACGGCTTCGCACGGCTGCGCGACACCCTGCCGATCGGCGAACTGGTGCTGATCGACCCCGCCACCGAGCGGCTGGAGCTGATCGGCGCGCTGGCCCGGCGGATCTTCGCCAGGCAGGGGCACCCGGGGCGGGTCACCACCACCGCCGATCTCGGCGCGGGCGTCGAGGGCGCCGACGCGGTGCTGCTCCAGCTGCGCATCGGCGGGCAGGCGGCCCGGCTGCAGGACGAGACGTGGCCGCTGGAGTGCGGCTGCGTCGGGCAGGAGACCACGGGCGCGGGCGGGCTCGCCAAGGCGCTGCGGACGGTCCCGGTGGTTCTGGACATCGCCGAGCGGGTCCGGCGGGCCAACCCGGACGCCTGGATCATCGACTTCACGAACCCGGTCGGGATCGTCACGCGCGCCCTGCTGCAGGCCGGGCACAAGGCGGTCGGGCTGTGCAACGTCGCCATCGGCTTCCAGCGGAAGTTCGCGGCGCTGCTGGACGTGGCCCCTGCCGACATCCACCTGGACCACGTCGGGCTCAACCACCTCACCTGGGAACTGGGCGTGCGCAAGGGCGGTCCGGACGGCGAGGACCTGCTGCCGCGGCTGCTCGCCGAGCACGGGGAGGCCGTCGCCGCGGACCTGCGACTGCCGCGCGCGGTACTGGACCGCCTCGGCGTCGTGCCCTCGTACTACCTGCGGTACTTCTACGCGCACGACGCGGTGGTGCGCGAGCTGGGCACGAAGCCCTCGCGGGCCGCCGAGGTGGCCGCGATGGAGAAGGAGCTGCTCGCCCTGTACGCCGATCCGGCGCTGGACGAGAAGCCGGAACTGCTGGCCCGGCGGGGCGGGGCCTTCTACTCGGAGGCGGCCGTGGACCTGGCGGCGGCGCTGCTGGGCGACGGCGGCCCGGGCCCGGCGGCACTGCAGGTGGTCAACACGCGCAACGACGGGACGCTGCCGTTCCTCCCGGACGACGCGGTGATCGAGGTGCAGGCCCGGGTGGACCGGTCCGGCCCGGTGCCGCTGGCCACGGCGCGGCTCGACCCGCTGTACGCCGGACTGGTCGCGCACGTCACGGCGTACGAGGACCTGGCGCTGGACGCGGCCGTGCGAGGCGGCCGCGAACGGGTGTTCAAGGCCCTGCTGGCCCACCCGCTGGTCGGCCAGTTCGACCTCGCCGAGGGGCTGACCGACCGGCTCCTCGCGCACAACAAGGAGCACCTGGCATGGGCGTGA
- a CDS encoding carbohydrate ABC transporter permease gives MRRNRKAVLHWVGVHALGVAAALFFVLPFVFLLLTSLMSDQQALTRDLVPDTWEWGNYAKVWDTPGFLTWWRNTLLYAGLGTLLTVVSSVPVAYALAKFRFRGRRLSLLLVIAMMMLPPQVVVIPMYLFWAKQLDLSGTLWPLIIPMAFGDAFSIFLLRQFLLTIPDEYLDAARVDGCGEVRTLLRVVVPMARPGIAAVALFQFFCAWNDYFGPQIYASDNPAAWTLSYGLESFKGAHHTNWNLTMAATVLVMAPVIVLFFFAQKAFVEGVTLTGVKG, from the coding sequence ATGCGCCGAAACCGCAAGGCCGTCCTGCACTGGGTCGGGGTGCACGCCCTCGGCGTCGCGGCCGCCCTGTTCTTCGTCCTCCCCTTCGTCTTCCTCCTCCTGACCTCCCTGATGAGCGACCAGCAGGCGCTGACCCGCGACCTGGTGCCCGACACCTGGGAATGGGGCAACTACGCCAAGGTCTGGGACACCCCCGGCTTCCTGACCTGGTGGCGCAACACCCTGTTGTACGCGGGGCTGGGCACGCTGCTGACCGTGGTCTCCTCGGTGCCCGTCGCGTACGCCCTCGCCAAGTTCCGCTTCCGCGGGCGGCGGCTCTCGCTGCTGCTGGTGATCGCCATGATGATGCTGCCGCCACAGGTGGTGGTCATCCCGATGTACCTCTTCTGGGCGAAACAGCTGGACCTTTCCGGCACGCTGTGGCCGCTGATCATCCCGATGGCGTTCGGCGACGCGTTCTCCATCTTCCTGCTCCGCCAGTTCCTGCTGACGATCCCCGACGAGTACCTGGACGCGGCCAGGGTCGACGGCTGCGGCGAGGTCCGCACCCTGCTGCGCGTCGTCGTACCGATGGCCAGGCCGGGCATCGCCGCCGTAGCGCTGTTCCAGTTCTTCTGCGCCTGGAACGACTACTTCGGCCCGCAGATCTACGCCTCGGACAACCCCGCCGCCTGGACGCTCAGTTACGGACTGGAGTCCTTCAAGGGGGCGCACCACACCAACTGGAACCTCACCATGGCCGCAACCGTGCTGGTCATGGCGCCGGTGATCGTCCTCTTCTTCTTCGCCCAGAAGGCGTTCGTCGAGGGCGTCACCCTGACGGGAGTGAAAGGCTAG
- a CDS encoding carbohydrate ABC transporter permease, translating into MTAALPTTGTLPTAPALRAKRRRSALRTAAFMSPWLIGFAVFFAYPLVSTVYFSFTKYDGFRPPVFNGLDNWTYVFSDYPLFWPAMRNTLWLVVVMVLGRVVFGLGIGLLITRIKTGAGLFRTLFYLPYLAPPVAATLAFVFLLNPGTGPVNTLLEGAGLPAPGWFTDADWSKPALTLLALWGIGDLMVIFMAALLDVPKEQYEAAELDGAGPWQRFRHITLPNISPIILFAVVTGVIQAMQSYTQPLVAGKVAAGVIGGSGQQFEPGYPDKSTLTLPQVVYNVGFQRFDYGTACVVALVLFALSMAFTALLMRRRGGLIGAGD; encoded by the coding sequence ATGACCGCCGCGCTGCCGACCACAGGCACCCTCCCCACCGCACCCGCCCTGCGGGCGAAGCGCCGGCGCTCCGCCCTGCGGACCGCGGCCTTCATGTCGCCCTGGCTGATCGGGTTCGCCGTCTTCTTCGCGTACCCGCTCGTCTCCACCGTGTACTTCTCCTTCACGAAGTACGACGGCTTCCGCCCTCCCGTCTTCAACGGCCTGGACAACTGGACGTACGTCTTCTCGGACTATCCGCTGTTCTGGCCGGCCATGCGCAACACCCTGTGGCTGGTCGTGGTGATGGTCCTCGGCCGGGTCGTATTCGGCCTCGGCATCGGCCTGCTCATCACGAGGATCAAGACGGGGGCAGGGCTCTTCCGGACCCTGTTCTACCTGCCCTACCTGGCCCCGCCGGTGGCGGCGACGCTGGCCTTCGTCTTCCTGCTCAACCCCGGCACCGGCCCGGTCAACACCCTGCTGGAGGGGGCCGGCCTGCCCGCCCCCGGCTGGTTCACCGACGCCGACTGGTCCAAGCCCGCGCTGACCCTCCTCGCCCTGTGGGGGATCGGCGATCTGATGGTCATCTTCATGGCCGCGCTGCTCGACGTACCGAAGGAGCAGTACGAGGCCGCCGAGCTGGACGGGGCCGGCCCCTGGCAGCGGTTCCGGCACATCACCCTGCCGAACATCTCGCCGATCATCCTGTTCGCGGTGGTCACCGGGGTCATCCAGGCCATGCAGTCCTACACGCAGCCCCTGGTGGCGGGGAAGGTCGCCGCGGGCGTCATCGGGGGCTCGGGCCAGCAGTTCGAGCCGGGCTACCCCGACAAGTCCACGCTGACCCTCCCCCAGGTCGTCTACAACGTCGGTTTCCAGCGCTTCGACTACGGCACCGCGTGTGTCGTCGCGCTGGTCCTCTTCGCCCTCTCCATGGCCTTCACCGCACTCCTGATGCGCCGCCGTGGCGGGCTGATCGGAGCGGGTGACTGA
- a CDS encoding ABC transporter substrate-binding protein: MPRNSRLTAVATAVAAISVLASACTGQSGNAAADDPDKEVTLNFWHGWSAPSEAKAIEENIARFEKAHPNIKVKVTGNMTDDKINQALRAGGDKAPDVVSSFTTDSVGKFCNSGAFADLNPFLRKSGVDKAKVFPKTLLEYTQFNGNQCTLPLLNDAYGLVYNKDAFKAAGITEPPKTWSQFTEVAQKLTKSSGDSYDQLGIMPTYHGYETTPMRLAAQWSPQYFGADGKSGLAKDPGFASMLNAQKDLVAKLGGYEKLEKFRSTFGDEWSAEHPFHKGQVAMQIDGEWRAAMAKEAGVTFEIGTAPLPVPDDQAADYGKGYLSGTIMGIASGSRKQNASWELVKYMTTDTEAVVAFANAIHNVPSTLAALESPNLQVTPEFKTFLDIARHPRSNTTPAQADGGTYQLTFQDLAYAVEKGDVADIPAGLAKTDQQIDTDIAKAK, translated from the coding sequence ATGCCCAGAAACAGCCGTCTGACCGCCGTGGCCACCGCCGTCGCCGCGATATCCGTCCTGGCCTCCGCGTGTACGGGCCAGAGCGGCAACGCGGCCGCCGACGACCCGGACAAGGAGGTCACGCTCAACTTCTGGCACGGCTGGTCCGCGCCGAGCGAGGCCAAGGCGATCGAGGAGAACATCGCCCGGTTCGAGAAGGCGCACCCGAACATCAAGGTCAAGGTCACGGGCAACATGACCGACGACAAGATCAACCAGGCGCTCCGGGCCGGCGGGGACAAGGCCCCCGACGTGGTCTCCTCCTTCACCACCGACAGCGTCGGCAAGTTCTGCAACTCCGGCGCCTTCGCCGACCTGAACCCCTTCCTCCGCAAGTCGGGCGTCGACAAGGCGAAGGTCTTCCCCAAGACCCTGCTGGAGTACACCCAGTTCAACGGCAACCAGTGCACGCTGCCGCTGCTGAACGACGCGTACGGCCTCGTCTACAACAAGGACGCCTTCAAGGCCGCGGGCATCACCGAACCCCCGAAGACCTGGAGCCAGTTCACCGAGGTCGCACAGAAGCTCACCAAGTCCAGCGGGGACTCGTACGACCAGCTCGGCATCATGCCGACCTACCACGGTTACGAGACCACCCCCATGCGCCTGGCCGCGCAGTGGAGCCCGCAGTACTTCGGCGCCGACGGGAAGTCCGGCCTGGCCAAGGACCCCGGCTTCGCGAGCATGCTGAACGCGCAGAAGGACCTGGTGGCCAAGCTCGGCGGCTACGAGAAGCTCGAGAAGTTCCGCAGCACCTTCGGCGACGAGTGGAGCGCAGAGCACCCCTTCCACAAGGGCCAGGTCGCCATGCAGATAGACGGCGAGTGGCGGGCCGCGATGGCCAAGGAGGCCGGGGTCACGTTCGAGATCGGGACCGCGCCGCTGCCGGTTCCGGACGACCAGGCCGCCGACTACGGCAAGGGATACCTCTCCGGCACGATCATGGGCATCGCCTCGGGCAGCAGGAAGCAGAACGCCTCCTGGGAGCTGGTGAAGTACATGACCACCGACACCGAGGCGGTCGTGGCGTTCGCCAACGCCATCCACAACGTCCCCTCCACCCTGGCCGCCCTGGAGTCGCCGAACCTCCAGGTCACCCCGGAGTTCAAGACCTTCCTCGACATCGCCCGGCACCCGAGGTCGAACACCACCCCGGCCCAGGCCGACGGCGGCACCTACCAGCTGACCTTCCAGGACCTCGCGTACGCGGTCGAGAAGGGCGACGTCGCCGACATCCCGGCCGGCCTCGCCAAGACCGACCAGCAGATCGACACGGACATCGCGAAGGCGAAGTAG
- a CDS encoding ROK family transcriptional regulator: MTGTTPGTPSLLRAMNDRAALDLLLEHGPLSRTRIGRLTGLSKPTASQLLARLEAAGLVVATGTAGGRPGPNAQLYGVNPRAAHVAGLDVTPGGIVAAVVDLTGEVVGSHELPYAEGTGAVDRVTRALGGAVKDAGLVRSDIHRVVIATPGSFDPRTGALRYAEHLPGWHSPTLLEELAAALPMPVGYENDVNLAAVAEQRLGAARGHGDFVLLWNEEGLGAALVLGGRLHRGWTGGAGEVGFLPVPGHPLVRQVTRVNSGGYQALAGVEVLPGMAAALGIGMPPGAEAQTPVGAAAALLARAAADPEGANLGLLQQYATALATGLAALVAVLDPEIVVLSGAVTAAGGDVLRELVEAELADLAPSRPRLVSGTVRERPVLRGALESALAATRDEVFDTSRR, from the coding sequence ATGACCGGCACCACCCCCGGAACGCCCAGCCTGCTGCGCGCCATGAACGACCGCGCGGCGCTGGACCTGCTGCTGGAGCACGGGCCCCTGTCCCGGACCCGGATCGGCCGGCTCACCGGCCTCTCCAAGCCCACCGCCTCCCAGCTGCTGGCCCGCCTCGAAGCCGCCGGGCTGGTCGTGGCCACCGGCACCGCCGGCGGCCGCCCCGGACCCAACGCCCAGCTGTACGGGGTCAACCCGCGCGCCGCCCACGTCGCCGGACTGGACGTCACCCCGGGCGGCATCGTCGCGGCCGTCGTCGATCTCACCGGCGAGGTGGTCGGCAGCCACGAGCTCCCGTACGCCGAGGGCACCGGGGCCGTCGACCGGGTCACCCGCGCCCTCGGCGGGGCCGTCAAGGACGCCGGGCTCGTGCGCTCCGACATCCACCGCGTCGTCATCGCCACCCCGGGGTCCTTCGACCCGCGCACCGGGGCGCTGCGCTACGCCGAGCACCTCCCCGGCTGGCACTCCCCCACCCTCCTCGAGGAGCTGGCGGCGGCCCTGCCGATGCCGGTCGGGTACGAGAACGACGTGAACCTCGCCGCGGTCGCCGAGCAGCGCCTCGGCGCGGCCCGCGGCCACGGGGACTTCGTCCTGCTGTGGAACGAGGAGGGTCTCGGCGCCGCCCTGGTGCTCGGCGGCCGACTGCACCGCGGCTGGACCGGCGGCGCGGGCGAGGTCGGGTTCCTGCCCGTCCCGGGCCACCCCCTGGTCCGCCAGGTCACCCGGGTCAACTCCGGCGGCTACCAGGCGCTGGCCGGCGTGGAGGTGCTGCCCGGGATGGCGGCTGCACTGGGCATCGGGATGCCGCCCGGGGCCGAGGCGCAGACGCCGGTCGGCGCGGCGGCCGCGCTGCTGGCGCGGGCCGCCGCGGATCCCGAGGGGGCGAACCTGGGGCTCCTGCAGCAGTACGCCACCGCGCTGGCCACCGGTCTCGCCGCGCTGGTCGCCGTACTGGACCCCGAGATCGTGGTCCTCTCCGGCGCGGTGACCGCCGCCGGCGGGGACGTGCTGCGCGAGCTCGTCGAGGCCGAGCTCGCCGATCTCGCCCCCTCCCGGCCCCGCCTGGTGTCGGGCACGGTGCGCGAGCGGCCCGTACTGCGCGGCGCACTGGAGAGCGCCCTCGCCGCCACCCGCGACGAGGTCTTCGACACCTCGCGCCGCTGA
- a CDS encoding mechanosensitive ion channel family protein, with the protein MPWPAALLPLAADTPDPAASVKEAHESVTNAASFIEANWAGWLYLGLKILLILVIAAALRSLVRKSLTKLITRMNRGAEAVEGMALGGLLVNAERRRQRSEAIGSVLRSVASFLILGTAGLMVLGALGINLGPLLASAGVAGVAIGFGARNLVTDFLSGVFMILEDQYGVGDKIDAGVASGEVVEVGLRVTKLRGDNGEIWYVRNGEIKRIGNLSQGWATAGVAVQVKPSESLTRVREVVKHVADGMAKESPWDERLWGPVEVLGLDEVLLASMTVKISAKTMPGQQFAVERELRWRIKEAFDDAGIRIIGGLPAGDGEEDEAPADPSAAVAPPSALANPTSPQSLATAPIPAPASGTPRISK; encoded by the coding sequence GTGCCCTGGCCTGCCGCCCTGCTGCCCCTGGCAGCCGACACCCCGGATCCGGCCGCTTCGGTCAAGGAAGCCCATGAAAGCGTCACGAACGCCGCCAGCTTCATAGAGGCGAACTGGGCCGGATGGCTGTACCTCGGCCTGAAGATCCTGCTGATCCTGGTGATCGCCGCAGCCCTGCGCTCGCTGGTCCGCAAGTCGCTGACCAAGCTGATAACGCGGATGAACCGGGGAGCCGAGGCCGTTGAGGGCATGGCACTCGGCGGGCTCCTCGTCAACGCGGAGCGCCGGCGCCAGCGCTCCGAGGCGATCGGTTCCGTCCTGCGTTCGGTGGCCTCGTTCCTGATCCTGGGCACGGCCGGGCTGATGGTGCTCGGCGCCCTGGGCATCAACCTCGGCCCGCTGCTCGCGAGTGCCGGTGTGGCCGGTGTGGCGATCGGCTTCGGTGCGCGCAACCTGGTGACGGACTTCCTGTCCGGCGTGTTCATGATCCTGGAGGACCAGTACGGCGTCGGCGACAAGATCGACGCGGGGGTGGCCTCCGGCGAGGTCGTCGAGGTCGGTCTGCGCGTCACCAAGCTGCGCGGGGACAACGGCGAGATCTGGTACGTCCGCAACGGCGAGATCAAGCGGATCGGCAACCTCAGCCAGGGCTGGGCGACCGCGGGCGTGGCCGTCCAGGTCAAGCCGTCGGAGAGCCTGACCCGCGTCCGCGAGGTGGTCAAGCACGTCGCGGACGGCATGGCCAAGGAGTCCCCGTGGGACGAGCGCCTGTGGGGCCCGGTGGAGGTGCTGGGCCTGGACGAGGTGCTGCTGGCGTCGATGACGGTGAAGATCTCCGCGAAGACGATGCCGGGCCAGCAGTTCGCCGTGGAGCGCGAGCTGCGCTGGCGGATCAAGGAGGCCTTCGACGACGCCGGCATCCGGATCATCGGCGGTCTGCCGGCCGGCGACGGCGAGGAGGACGAGGCCCCGGCCGACCCGTCGGCCGCCGTGGCGCCCCCGTCGGCGCTCGCGAACCCGACCTCCCCGCAGTCCCTGGCCACCGCCCCGATCCCGGCACCTGCCTCCGGCACGCCCCGGATCAGCAAGTAG
- a CDS encoding HNH endonuclease, whose translation MPHVLVLNASYEPLGVVPLRRALVLVLENKAVSLEESGAFLHSATRVVPAPSVVRLKRFVRVPYRGPVPLTRRALFARDGGRCMYCGGVATSVDHVIPRSRGGQHVWDNVVAACRRCNHVKADRHLLELGWRLRHQPAPPSGLAWRIIGTGHRDPRWMPYLQPYGAEDALDRIGAAAS comes from the coding sequence GTGCCGCACGTCCTGGTCCTCAATGCGTCGTACGAGCCGCTCGGCGTCGTACCGCTCCGCCGCGCGCTCGTCCTCGTCCTGGAGAACAAAGCTGTCTCCCTGGAGGAATCCGGCGCCTTTCTGCACAGCGCGACCAGAGTCGTCCCCGCGCCCAGCGTGGTCCGGCTCAAGCGTTTCGTGCGGGTCCCCTACCGGGGGCCCGTTCCTCTCACCCGCCGCGCGCTGTTCGCCCGCGACGGCGGCCGCTGCATGTACTGCGGCGGGGTCGCCACCAGTGTCGATCACGTGATCCCGCGCAGCCGGGGTGGGCAGCACGTGTGGGACAACGTGGTCGCCGCATGCCGGCGGTGCAACCACGTCAAGGCGGACCGGCACCTGCTGGAGCTGGGCTGGCGGCTGCGGCACCAGCCGGCTCCGCCGTCGGGGCTGGCCTGGCGGATCATCGGCACGGGCCACCGGGATCCGCGCTGGATGCCGTACCTCCAGCCGTACGGCGCGGAGGACGCCCTGGACCGCATCGGCGCCGCAGCCTCCTGA
- a CDS encoding beta-N-acetylglucosaminidase domain-containing protein, whose protein sequence is MQLRGRKRATAAAVAVIGTLLGGGVFAGPPAAFAAPSAPALPGPDPAAGPAAGTAPGHANGPAAGPAAGPGADPATGLAPGPAFDPGSDAPRAAAEGPAVWPRPQSMTADAAREVPLGTEAVLVAAPDADPYAVGLVRTALRAAGVRTLHEPAPGAPLPERGTVVRLQGPDAQEALRVLGAAGAAELPNGGYRLAVGKAAGRDTVALAGVGEDGLFHAAQTLRQLLAPAGAGGGKVPGVVVRDWPTAPVRGITEGFYGQPWTQDQRLAQLDFMGRTKQNRLLLAPGDDPYRTTGWREDYPAAQQAEFRALADRARANRVVLAWAVAPGQSMCLASAADRAALVRKLDAMWDLGFRAFQVQFQDVSYTEWGCRADRVRYGTGPAAAAKAHAEVAGELAAHLAARHPGAAPLSLMPTEYHQKGATAYRTALASRLDGRVEVAWTGVGVVPRAITGKELEGARSAFGQHPLVTMDNYPVNDWDPGRVFLGPYTGREPAVAGGSAALLANAMQQGTLARIPLFTAADFAWNANGYRPGESWAAAVSDLAGPDQAARRSLAALAGNTASSGLGHQESAYLRPLVDEFWRSRGSGDPAAGDRLRAAFTALREAPARLPGLSAEAGPWLARLSAYGTAGELAVDLLRAQSRGDGAAAWKASQELSAARKALAEPGTARLDQTVLDPFLAQAVAEADAWTGAARTPGTVSREPDSYTVRLDTVRPVSVVTVMTDPLPPGVRGAAVEAHVPGEGWRKVAEASASGWTQADVGGLGADAVRLSWAGPAPAVHQVVPWLADGPSASFELPEAVDVEIGGAAQVVPAQLSALSAGGARGPLSAAAPQGVEVKLPAEAAAPRGTRVTVPVSVTVPAGTAAGSYLVPVTFAGQTRTLTVRAVPRTGGPDLFRSARASSSGDETPAFPASAAVDGSPTTRWSSKPVDGAWWQGELPAAARVGRLVLHWQEAYPSAYRVETSPDGVTWHPAATVPASRGGLETVRLDAPAPARFVRVTCEKRATRFGCSLFAAEAYAVTP, encoded by the coding sequence GTGCAGCTCAGGGGCAGGAAGCGGGCGACGGCGGCGGCGGTGGCGGTCATCGGGACGCTGCTGGGCGGCGGGGTGTTCGCCGGTCCGCCCGCCGCGTTCGCGGCGCCGAGCGCACCGGCCCTCCCGGGACCGGATCCCGCTGCCGGACCTGCCGCCGGGACTGCGCCCGGACATGCGAACGGACCTGCTGCCGGGCCTGCCGCCGGGCCGGGCGCCGATCCCGCGACGGGGCTCGCACCTGGGCCGGCGTTCGACCCGGGCTCCGACGCTCCGCGAGCGGCCGCCGAGGGGCCGGCCGTGTGGCCGCGGCCGCAGTCGATGACCGCCGACGCGGCGCGCGAGGTCCCGCTGGGCACCGAGGCCGTGCTGGTGGCGGCGCCGGACGCCGATCCGTACGCGGTCGGGCTGGTCCGCACCGCCCTGCGCGCGGCGGGCGTACGGACCCTGCACGAACCGGCCCCCGGGGCCCCGCTGCCCGAACGGGGCACCGTCGTACGGCTGCAGGGCCCCGACGCGCAGGAGGCCCTGCGGGTGCTGGGCGCGGCCGGGGCTGCGGAACTGCCGAACGGGGGCTACCGGCTGGCCGTCGGCAAGGCCGCGGGCCGGGACACGGTCGCGCTGGCCGGCGTGGGTGAGGACGGGCTGTTCCACGCGGCGCAGACGCTGCGCCAGCTGCTGGCCCCGGCCGGAGCGGGCGGCGGGAAGGTGCCCGGGGTGGTGGTGCGGGACTGGCCGACCGCGCCCGTACGCGGTATCACCGAGGGGTTCTACGGGCAGCCGTGGACGCAGGACCAGCGGCTCGCACAGCTGGACTTCATGGGCCGGACCAAGCAGAACCGGCTGCTGCTCGCGCCCGGCGACGACCCGTACCGTACGACCGGCTGGCGCGAGGACTACCCGGCGGCGCAGCAGGCCGAGTTCCGGGCGCTGGCCGATCGGGCCCGCGCCAACCGGGTGGTGCTGGCCTGGGCGGTGGCCCCCGGGCAGTCGATGTGCCTGGCCTCGGCGGCCGACCGGGCGGCGCTGGTGCGCAAGCTGGACGCGATGTGGGACCTGGGCTTCCGGGCGTTCCAGGTGCAGTTCCAGGACGTGAGCTACACCGAGTGGGGCTGCCGGGCGGACCGCGTGCGGTACGGGACGGGCCCGGCGGCGGCCGCGAAGGCGCACGCGGAGGTCGCGGGCGAGCTGGCGGCGCACCTGGCCGCGCGGCATCCGGGCGCTGCGCCGCTGTCGCTGATGCCGACGGAGTACCACCAGAAGGGCGCGACCGCGTACCGGACCGCCCTGGCGAGCCGGCTCGACGGGCGGGTGGAGGTCGCCTGGACGGGCGTGGGCGTGGTGCCGCGCGCGATCACCGGGAAGGAACTCGAGGGGGCGCGCAGCGCCTTCGGGCAGCACCCGCTCGTCACCATGGACAACTACCCGGTCAACGACTGGGACCCGGGCCGGGTCTTCCTCGGCCCGTACACGGGCCGGGAGCCGGCGGTGGCGGGCGGCTCGGCGGCCCTCCTGGCCAATGCGATGCAGCAGGGCACCCTGGCGCGGATCCCGCTGTTCACGGCTGCCGACTTCGCGTGGAACGCGAACGGCTACCGGCCGGGCGAGTCCTGGGCGGCGGCGGTCTCCGACCTGGCCGGGCCGGACCAGGCGGCCCGCCGGTCCCTGGCCGCGCTGGCCGGGAACACGGCCTCCTCGGGCCTCGGCCACCAGGAGTCGGCGTACCTGCGCCCGCTGGTGGACGAGTTCTGGCGCAGCCGCGGCTCGGGCGACCCTGCTGCGGGCGACCGGCTGCGGGCGGCGTTCACGGCCCTGCGGGAGGCGCCTGCGCGGCTGCCGGGGCTGTCGGCCGAGGCCGGGCCGTGGCTGGCGCGGCTGTCGGCGTACGGAACGGCGGGCGAGCTGGCGGTGGATCTCCTGCGGGCCCAGTCCCGCGGGGACGGCGCGGCGGCGTGGAAGGCCTCGCAGGAGCTGTCGGCGGCCCGCAAGGCGCTGGCCGAGCCGGGCACCGCCCGGCTGGACCAGACCGTACTGGACCCCTTCCTCGCACAGGCGGTGGCCGAGGCGGACGCGTGGACGGGAGCGGCCCGCACGCCGGGCACGGTGTCCCGGGAGCCGGACTCGTACACGGTCCGGCTGGACACGGTGCGGCCGGTGTCGGTGGTGACCGTGATGACGGACCCGCTGCCGCCGGGGGTCCGGGGCGCGGCGGTGGAGGCGCACGTGCCGGGCGAGGGCTGGCGCAAGGTCGCGGAGGCCTCGGCGTCGGGCTGGACACAGGCGGACGTCGGCGGCCTGGGCGCGGACGCGGTGCGGCTGTCGTGGGCGGGGCCGGCTCCGGCGGTGCACCAGGTGGTGCCGTGGCTGGCGGACGGGCCGTCGGCCTCGTTCGAGCTGCCGGAGGCCGTGGACGTGGAGATCGGCGGGGCCGCGCAGGTGGTGCCGGCGCAGCTGTCGGCACTGAGCGCCGGCGGGGCCCGGGGCCCGCTCTCGGCGGCGGCGCCGCAGGGCGTCGAGGTGAAACTCCCCGCGGAGGCCGCTGCTCCGCGCGGTACGCGGGTCACGGTCCCGGTGTCGGTGACGGTCCCGGCGGGCACCGCTGCGGGCAGCTACCTCGTGCCGGTCACGTTCGCGGGGCAGACCCGGACGCTGACGGTGCGGGCCGTCCCGCGTACGGGCGGGCCGGACCTGTTCCGTTCGGCGCGGGCCTCGTCGTCGGGGGACGAGACCCCGGCGTTCCCGGCCTCGGCGGCGGTGGACGGCTCCCCGACCACGCGCTGGTCGTCCAAGCCGGTCGACGGCGCGTGGTGGCAGGGGGAGCTCCCGGCGGCGGCCCGGGTCGGCAGGCTGGTCCTGCACTGGCAGGAGGCGTACCCGTCGGCGTACCGGGTGGAGACCTCCCCGGACGGCGTCACGTGGCACCCGGCGGCGACGGTCCCGGCGTCCCGCGGCGGCCTGGAGACGGTCCGCCTGGACGCGCCGGCCCCGGCCCGCTTCGTCCGCGTCACCTGCGAGAAGCGCGCAACCCGCTTCGGCTGCAGCCTCTTCGCGGCGGAGGCCTACGCGGTCACGCCGTAA